A genomic segment from Methanomicrobium sp. W14 encodes:
- a CDS encoding Gfo/Idh/MocA family protein, with protein MDLGVVGVGAMGVNHARIYSELKEVKNLYIYDIDQNKTKEIAELYDANICSSYDELLKSVEAVNVCVPTHFHYGFAKKSIEKNIPTLIEKPLCNNHFEAQKIMEIIPKGLIVGVGHIERFNPIIPKILNIVKNPLYVEINRHNPDSARIKDSTVIEDLMIHDIDIVFNNLFPEKYEKINNMGNADIASCQVKFKNSTVHISASRKASKKIRRIYIEEEERTIEADLMNQEIYVFRKPTNLQSDSRQYLQENVIEKILINKLEPLKTELNKFIECIKNSSNFPVTPEQAAYNLQICDIIKEDLNLSI; from the coding sequence ATGGATTTAGGCGTTGTTGGTGTCGGTGCAATGGGAGTTAACCATGCCCGCATTTACTCAGAATTGAAAGAAGTTAAAAACCTGTATATATATGACATTGATCAAAATAAAACTAAAGAAATAGCTGAGCTATATGATGCAAATATATGTTCATCATATGATGAACTACTAAAATCCGTAGAAGCTGTAAACGTCTGTGTTCCAACTCATTTTCACTATGGATTTGCAAAAAAATCAATTGAAAAAAATATTCCCACGCTTATAGAAAAGCCCTTGTGCAATAATCATTTTGAAGCACAAAAAATCATGGAAATAATTCCTAAAGGTCTTATTGTAGGTGTAGGCCACATAGAACGTTTTAATCCAATAATTCCTAAAATTTTGAATATTGTAAAAAATCCGTTATATGTAGAAATTAATCGTCACAACCCGGACTCTGCAAGAATTAAAGATTCTACGGTTATTGAAGACCTTATGATACATGACATAGATATTGTATTTAACAATTTATTCCCGGAGAAATATGAAAAAATAAATAACATGGGAAATGCAGACATTGCCTCGTGTCAAGTAAAATTCAAAAACTCAACCGTGCACATATCAGCAAGCAGAAAAGCATCTAAAAAAATTCGTAGAATTTACATCGAGGAAGAGGAAAGAACAATTGAAGCTGATCTAATGAACCAGGAAATCTATGTTTTCAGAAAACCTACAAATCTCCAATCAGACAGCAGGCAGTATCTTCAGGAGAATGTCATTGAAAAAATATTAATAAACAAACTTGAGCCTCTGAAAACAGAATTGAATAAATTTATAGAATGCATAAAAAATTCATCAAATTTCCCGGTAACACCTGAACAAGCAGCATATAATTTACAAATCTGCGATATTATAAAAGAAGATTTGAATTTGTCGATATAA
- a CDS encoding ornithine cyclodeaminase family protein — translation MRYYPDPAKNIDLKSLNHTVEEAFREHGKNQVTMPPKEYVDLPKGDFRTMPAYIPSMNIAGVKIVNVHPENVSFGLPTVMALTVILDTETGRPVAVINATHLTDLRTAAAGAVAAKYLSGKKSIRLGLVGSGNQAKASVMAISKELDVEEVYVWSRNEMHASSLCSFLKNKGFECRSVSVLQKACDCDVLVTATPSRAPLVREEWINEGTHINAVGADAPGKEELDPGILKKASVYVDDVRQAVHSGEINVPLSKGFFSESEISGTLGEVVLGKKKRNSGSGITVFDSTGLAIQDLAIAKTVMDGPDIYTDLDFAV, via the coding sequence ATGAGATATTACCCTGACCCGGCGAAAAATATTGATCTAAAATCTCTTAATCATACTGTCGAGGAGGCGTTCAGGGAGCACGGTAAAAACCAGGTTACCATGCCGCCCAAGGAATATGTAGACCTCCCTAAAGGAGACTTCAGGACAATGCCGGCGTACATTCCCTCAATGAATATCGCGGGCGTAAAGATAGTCAATGTCCACCCCGAAAACGTAAGTTTCGGCCTTCCTACGGTAATGGCCTTAACCGTAATTCTTGATACTGAGACGGGCCGTCCGGTTGCGGTCATAAATGCGACTCATCTTACTGATTTGAGGACCGCTGCCGCCGGGGCAGTCGCCGCAAAGTACCTGTCGGGAAAAAAGAGCATAAGGCTTGGTCTTGTAGGTTCCGGAAACCAGGCGAAAGCATCCGTTATGGCAATATCAAAGGAGCTTGACGTAGAGGAGGTTTATGTGTGGAGCAGGAATGAAATGCATGCCTCATCCCTTTGCAGTTTTCTTAAAAACAAAGGCTTTGAATGCAGAAGCGTTTCCGTACTACAAAAGGCATGCGACTGCGATGTGCTTGTAACGGCGACCCCTTCGCGGGCTCCTCTTGTCAGGGAGGAGTGGATAAATGAAGGGACGCATATAAACGCGGTAGGTGCGGATGCACCCGGAAAGGAGGAGCTTGACCCGGGAATTCTTAAAAAAGCTTCGGTATATGTCGATGACGTGAGACAGGCTGTTCATTCGGGCGAGATAAATGTGCCACTCTCAAAAGGTTTTTTTTCAGAGTCCGAAATTTCAGGAACTCTTGGAGAGGTAGTTTTAGGGAAGAAAAAAAGAAACAGTGGTTCCGGGATTACGGTATTTGACTCGACAGGTCTTGCGATACAGGACCTTGCCATTGCAAAGACTGTTATGGACGGCCCTGATATCTACACAGACCTTGATTTTGCAGTCTGA
- a CDS encoding adenosylhomocysteinase — MLNTGELKMSWARQYMPVLGAIRKRFEAQKPLSGTRIGMALHVEAKTAVLVETLAAGGAEVYITGCNPLSTQDDVAEALNSVKNVHCYAKRACSVDEYYDAIDRVLDSNPTVTIDDGMDLIHRIHTKRRELLDNIVGGCEETTTGIHRLRSMAAEGKLEFPVIAVNDTPMKRHFDNVHGTGESALSAVMITTNTLIGGKWFVVAGYGFCGHGLAKMAHGLGAKVIVTEVDPRRALEAHMDGYYVMTMEEAAKIGDIFVTTTGNTSIITGDHFPLMKDGVILSNAGHFNVEIDIPWLEEHKEGMEKRDGIDTYIIKGKKISVLAEGRLVNLSVPKGMGHPVEVMDLSFALQALCSEYIKNEGPKLSGGVYEVPNDIDVSVAKLKLSSLGVEIDKLSEYQEKYMTSWDIGT, encoded by the coding sequence ATTTTGAATACAGGTGAACTTAAGATGAGCTGGGCGAGGCAGTACATGCCTGTTCTCGGCGCAATCAGAAAAAGATTTGAGGCACAAAAGCCCCTTTCAGGTACAAGAATCGGGATGGCGCTTCACGTTGAGGCTAAGACGGCCGTCCTTGTAGAGACCCTTGCTGCAGGAGGTGCGGAAGTGTACATCACCGGATGCAACCCACTGTCAACGCAGGACGACGTTGCAGAGGCGTTGAATTCGGTCAAAAATGTCCACTGTTACGCTAAGCGTGCGTGTTCGGTCGATGAATATTATGACGCAATAGATCGTGTCCTCGATTCGAACCCGACTGTTACAATCGACGACGGTATGGACCTGATACACAGGATTCATACGAAGAGGCGCGAACTCCTGGACAATATCGTCGGAGGGTGCGAGGAGACGACGACAGGAATCCACCGCCTCCGCTCGATGGCGGCGGAAGGAAAGCTTGAGTTTCCGGTTATAGCTGTAAACGATACCCCGATGAAAAGGCACTTTGATAATGTCCACGGGACAGGGGAGAGTGCACTTTCGGCCGTTATGATTACGACGAACACCCTTATCGGGGGAAAATGGTTTGTGGTTGCGGGATACGGGTTCTGCGGACACGGACTTGCAAAGATGGCGCACGGTCTCGGCGCAAAGGTGATTGTGACCGAGGTCGACCCGAGACGTGCACTTGAGGCGCACATGGACGGATATTACGTGATGACGATGGAGGAGGCGGCAAAGATAGGCGACATCTTTGTAACCACCACCGGAAACACGTCGATTATAACCGGGGACCACTTCCCGCTTATGAAGGACGGTGTGATTCTTTCAAACGCCGGTCATTTCAATGTCGAAATCGATATCCCATGGCTTGAGGAGCACAAGGAAGGAATGGAAAAGCGCGACGGAATTGACACCTATATCATAAAAGGCAAAAAAATAAGTGTCCTTGCCGAAGGTCGCCTTGTAAACCTTTCAGTCCCGAAAGGTATGGGCCATCCCGTAGAGGTAATGGATCTCTCGTTTGCGCTTCAGGCTTTGTGCTCAGAGTATATCAAAAACGAAGGGCCGAAGCTTTCCGGAGGGGTTTACGAAGTCCCGAACGATATCGACGTCTCGGTTGCGA
- a CDS encoding glycosyltransferase, with protein sequence MISVIVPCFNEEKNVELYNQTLFPVLMDISKRYNQVFEYIFVDDGSSDKTFQNLLKLSECHENVHICKHEKNRGLGEAINTGIKNVHGEYIVTLDSDLTYRPEDITILLDAAKESKNWDCISGSPYLYGQMTENVSFFRLFPSKSVNYLYKIFLNTNMTCFSSIFRLYRSEIFDKIHIKSKNYDVCAEIISKMLLSGMKVVEVPVKLHNREFGESKLDMKKETINNLKLLIKIFYIKLSNKCWE encoded by the coding sequence ATGATATCAGTTATTGTTCCTTGCTTTAATGAAGAAAAAAATGTTGAATTATATAATCAAACATTATTTCCTGTTCTAATGGATATTTCAAAGAGATATAATCAAGTATTTGAGTATATCTTTGTAGACGATGGCAGTTCAGACAAAACATTTCAAAATCTATTAAAGCTCTCTGAATGTCATGAAAATGTACATATTTGTAAGCATGAGAAAAATAGGGGACTGGGTGAAGCTATAAATACAGGCATAAAAAATGTTCATGGGGAATATATTGTTACCTTGGACTCAGATCTAACATACAGACCTGAAGATATTACAATTCTTCTTGATGCTGCAAAAGAGAGTAAAAATTGGGATTGTATCTCAGGCTCACCGTATCTTTACGGGCAAATGACCGAAAATGTTTCATTTTTTAGACTTTTCCCAAGTAAATCTGTAAATTATTTGTACAAAATATTTTTAAATACCAATATGACCTGTTTTAGTTCAATATTTAGATTATACCGGAGTGAAATATTTGATAAAATACATATAAAAAGTAAGAATTATGATGTTTGTGCTGAAATAATCTCAAAAATGCTTCTTAGCGGTATGAAAGTTGTAGAAGTTCCTGTAAAACTTCATAATAGGGAATTTGGAGAATCTAAACTGGATATGAAAAAAGAAACAATAAATAACCTCAAATTATTAATAAAAATATTCTACATTAAGTTATCCAATAAATGCTGGGAATAA
- a CDS encoding lysylphosphatidylglycerol synthase transmembrane domain-containing protein: protein MPIKENEYLYILGIKKIMRIYGKNKKKDKLLQQILLLIGLLILIYFIYSSGVLEDLSVFSQMNLYLYLFAILLSLVSVAVKIYRWKYLSHLFGTEMSWRMSSIVTLSGLFFCNITPGKVGDLYKAYFMKKKYSLGYANGVSMIFYERFFELFILIAIAFCSIFVLRVENTTILMITLFIVFLLLLLFIFWKIDYFINISKKYLVKVPFVNLDLNGDINIRKIGVTKSVSVFLITSVSLFAEFCRLWIVALAFGVNLNFITLSVSFCLSIIIGLLSQIPLGIGFMEGSLSLMIGEMGVVSTTAIAIVMADRVISMYLVLVIGLLVSKISFKELNDVMVE from the coding sequence ATGCCTATAAAAGAAAATGAATACTTATATATTCTTGGAATTAAAAAAATAATGCGAATCTATGGTAAAAATAAAAAAAAAGATAAACTTTTGCAACAGATCCTTCTGTTAATTGGATTATTGATACTTATATACTTTATATATTCTTCAGGTGTTTTGGAGGATCTGAGTGTTTTTTCTCAGATGAATTTGTATTTATATCTTTTTGCAATTTTGCTTTCACTTGTAAGTGTGGCCGTTAAAATATACAGGTGGAAATATTTGTCGCATTTGTTTGGCACCGAAATGTCCTGGAGAATGTCGTCAATAGTTACTTTGTCTGGGTTATTTTTTTGCAACATAACTCCTGGAAAGGTTGGAGACCTTTACAAAGCGTACTTTATGAAAAAAAAGTATTCACTTGGATATGCTAACGGGGTCTCTATGATATTTTATGAACGCTTTTTTGAACTTTTCATTTTAATCGCTATTGCTTTTTGTTCGATATTTGTTTTAAGGGTAGAAAATACTACAATTCTTATGATAACGTTATTTATTGTTTTTTTGTTACTTTTACTTTTTATTTTTTGGAAAATTGATTATTTTATCAATATCTCAAAGAAATACCTTGTCAAGGTGCCTTTCGTAAATCTTGATTTAAACGGGGATATAAATATTCGGAAAATAGGTGTAACAAAATCAGTTTCTGTATTTTTAATTACTTCTGTGTCTTTATTCGCAGAATTTTGTAGATTGTGGATCGTTGCGTTGGCTTTTGGTGTGAATTTAAATTTTATAACATTATCCGTTTCTTTTTGTTTGTCAATTATAATCGGTTTACTATCCCAAATCCCACTTGGTATAGGGTTTATGGAGGGTTCATTGTCTCTAATGATTGGTGAAATGGGCGTTGTGTCCACTACCGCAATTGCAATAGTCATGGCTGACAGAGTAATTTCAATGTACCTTGTTTTGGTTATAGGACTTTTAGTATCAAAAATATCTTTTAAAGAATTAAATGATGTGATGGTAGAATGA
- a CDS encoding glycosyltransferase family 2 protein yields the protein MAEYSLTIIIPTFNETDNIENIIEAVFGVMENSGINAEILVVDDDSGDGTVEKVKELQINHSGLHLVVRESDHGLSQSVAEGFGRAKADIIQVIDADFSHPVEMIPKFYRAIKDSGYDVVMGSRYAKGGDIKNWPLKRRIISLGATFFGRILFPEITDPVSGFFSLKKSVLKNAVLKPRGYKILMEVLGKGNWSSFKEIPFVFKDREEGESKLKLGTMADYICQCIDIGLYALYHHETNVWKEWKKVFKFGLVGISGIFVNTGILYALTEYAGFYYLFSSFFAIEASIITNFILNDFWTFEGGQKSRMRQKWRRLISFQVVSVIGVIINMAVLFLLTEYFGLWYIFSNIAGIIVAFLWNFFVNRNLTWKLNIQ from the coding sequence ATGGCAGAATATTCCCTTACGATAATCATCCCTACTTTTAATGAGACAGACAATATTGAAAATATAATTGAGGCAGTCTTCGGCGTTATGGAAAACAGCGGTATAAATGCTGAGATTCTTGTCGTTGATGACGATTCCGGGGACGGGACGGTTGAAAAGGTAAAAGAACTTCAAATAAATCATTCGGGTCTTCATCTTGTTGTCCGTGAAAGTGATCACGGTCTTTCCCAGTCGGTTGCAGAAGGTTTTGGTCGCGCAAAAGCTGATATTATACAGGTAATAGATGCGGATTTTTCCCACCCTGTTGAAATGATCCCCAAATTCTACAGGGCAATAAAAGACAGCGGCTATGACGTAGTTATGGGCAGCAGGTATGCAAAAGGCGGTGACATAAAAAACTGGCCGTTAAAGCGCCGTATAATCTCTTTGGGTGCAACTTTCTTCGGCAGAATTCTGTTCCCTGAGATTACAGACCCTGTAAGCGGTTTTTTTTCACTGAAAAAGAGTGTCCTTAAAAACGCCGTTTTAAAACCACGGGGGTACAAAATTCTTATGGAAGTGCTTGGAAAAGGGAACTGGAGCAGTTTTAAGGAGATTCCTTTCGTATTTAAGGACCGCGAAGAGGGGGAGAGCAAACTAAAGCTTGGTACGATGGCTGATTATATTTGCCAGTGTATTGATATCGGCCTGTATGCACTATACCACCATGAGACCAATGTCTGGAAAGAGTGGAAAAAAGTATTTAAATTTGGTCTGGTTGGAATATCGGGAATATTTGTAAATACCGGGATTTTGTATGCCCTTACCGAGTACGCAGGTTTTTATTACCTGTTTTCATCTTTTTTTGCGATTGAAGCGTCGATTATCACCAATTTTATCCTGAATGACTTCTGGACCTTTGAAGGAGGGCAAAAAAGCAGAATGAGACAGAAATGGAGGAGACTGATATCTTTTCAGGTTGTCTCGGTAATAGGCGTCATCATAAATATGGCCGTCCTGTTTCTTCTCACGGAATACTTTGGTTTATGGTATATCTTTTCAAATATTGCCGGGATAATTGTGGCTTTTTTGTGGAACTTTTTTGTAAACAGAAATTTAACCTGGAAATTGAATATTCAATAA
- the wecB gene encoding non-hydrolyzing UDP-N-acetylglucosamine 2-epimerase, whose product MKIAIVTGTRPEIIKLSPVIRACQKKGINFVLINSGQHYSYEMDEIFYNELKLPKPDYNLEVGSGTHACQTGKIMCRVENILKLEKPDYLIVLGDTNTTLGSALAASKIPVKICHIEAGCRSYNRLMPEEINRVVTDHISDYLFVQSELVKNILLGEGIPENQIIVTGNTVVDSVYQNITHARESSKVLSKLSLSDKSYFLLTLHRQENVDDPKILNRILKGLDLVIQKYGLPVVFPVHPRSKKMIDLNEISVPNGIICIDPASYLDFLMLESCAKLILTDSGGVQFEACVLKVPCVTLREETEIPESVIVGANKIAGSEPLSILNSVEEMLLRNNNWDNPFGKGNSSELILDYLCSTFVRK is encoded by the coding sequence ATGAAAATAGCAATTGTTACAGGAACAAGACCGGAGATCATAAAGCTATCTCCGGTTATAAGGGCTTGTCAAAAAAAGGGCATTAATTTTGTTTTGATTAACAGTGGTCAGCACTATAGCTATGAAATGGATGAAATATTCTATAATGAATTAAAACTTCCGAAGCCTGATTATAACCTTGAAGTTGGTTCAGGAACCCATGCTTGTCAGACAGGAAAGATAATGTGCAGGGTTGAAAATATTTTAAAATTAGAAAAGCCAGACTACTTAATAGTTCTTGGTGATACAAACACTACTCTTGGTTCAGCTTTGGCTGCTTCAAAAATACCTGTGAAAATTTGTCATATTGAAGCCGGATGCAGGTCATATAATCGTTTAATGCCGGAAGAAATTAACAGAGTAGTAACCGATCATATCTCTGATTATCTGTTTGTACAGTCTGAACTTGTAAAAAATATCCTTTTAGGGGAAGGAATTCCTGAAAATCAGATAATTGTTACAGGAAATACTGTAGTTGATTCTGTATACCAAAATATAACGCATGCCAGAGAGTCCTCAAAAGTGCTCTCTAAATTAAGTCTTTCAGATAAGAGTTATTTCTTACTGACACTTCATAGGCAGGAAAATGTTGACGACCCTAAAATATTAAATAGGATTCTTAAGGGACTTGATCTGGTTATCCAGAAATACGGGTTACCTGTGGTTTTTCCAGTACATCCGAGAAGTAAAAAAATGATCGATTTAAATGAAATTTCTGTCCCAAACGGAATAATCTGTATAGATCCTGCTAGTTATCTGGACTTTTTGATGCTGGAATCATGTGCAAAATTAATTTTGACTGATTCAGGTGGAGTTCAGTTTGAAGCCTGCGTGTTAAAGGTGCCATGTGTTACTCTCAGGGAAGAAACAGAGATTCCTGAGAGTGTCATAGTGGGAGCGAACAAAATTGCAGGGTCAGAACCTTTAAGCATATTAAATTCAGTTGAAGAGATGTTGTTAAGAAACAACAACTGGGATAATCCATTTGGGAAAGGAAACTCTTCTGAATTAATTTTGGATTACTTGTGCAGTACTTTTGTGAGAAAATAA
- a CDS encoding acyltransferase, producing MIKFGKNQICKDIVFFEPITMGFPSTENLKKTDYNGTIIGKNAILRSGSIFYCDVEIGDNFSSGHNILIREHTKIGNQVSIGTQTIIEGHTTIGNNTNIQSMVFIPTNTKIGNHVFIGPNVVITNDKYPPGDKKNLIGAIISDYAAIGANSTILPGIKIGKNTLIGAGSVVTKDVPDGMLAVGNPAKIIKKR from the coding sequence ATGATTAAATTCGGAAAAAATCAAATTTGCAAGGATATTGTATTTTTTGAGCCGATAACAATGGGTTTTCCATCAACTGAAAATCTAAAAAAAACTGACTACAACGGCACAATAATAGGAAAAAATGCTATATTGCGCTCAGGTTCAATATTCTACTGTGATGTTGAAATTGGTGACAACTTTTCATCAGGCCACAACATACTGATAAGAGAACACACAAAAATCGGAAATCAGGTCTCTATAGGTACACAAACCATTATTGAGGGACACACAACTATTGGTAACAACACAAACATACAAAGCATGGTATTTATTCCGACAAATACAAAAATCGGGAATCATGTATTTATTGGCCCAAATGTTGTAATTACAAATGATAAATACCCTCCGGGAGATAAGAAAAACCTTATTGGAGCAATTATTTCAGATTACGCGGCCATAGGGGCCAATTCCACAATCCTGCCCGGTATAAAGATTGGTAAAAATACACTTATTGGTGCCGGGTCTGTAGTCACAAAAGATGTACCCGACGGGATGCTCGCTGTTGGAAATCCTGCAAAAATCATAAAAAAAAGATGA
- a CDS encoding DegT/DnrJ/EryC1/StrS aminotransferase family protein codes for MIPIAKPLIQNEEISAVTEVLRSGKLASGSKVKEFEERFADYCNTDFAVATNSGTSALHTALLAENITHNDEVIVPDFSFVATASSVLMCGAKPVFADINMDTYNIDYQNIEDLITSKTKAIICVHLFGNPCDMDKLIQIANEHDLAIIEDAAQAHGSKYHNKKAGSLGDAGCFSFYATKNMTTGEGGMITTSDPEVYEKAKKIIDHGQKGRYLHEILGYNYRMTDIAAAIGIEQLKKLDKFNSERQNNARRYNEKLNADGIIKPHPMDNCEHVYHQYAIRVTEDYSMSREELIEYLRNNEIITAVHYPSCISSQPLFNNKEPDNSTSNRLSKEILSLPVHPSVKENEIKFICDLINEA; via the coding sequence ATGATACCTATCGCCAAACCATTAATCCAGAATGAAGAAATAAGTGCAGTTACAGAAGTGTTAAGAAGCGGGAAACTAGCCAGCGGCAGTAAAGTCAAAGAATTTGAAGAGAGATTTGCAGATTATTGTAATACTGACTTTGCTGTAGCGACAAACTCAGGAACTTCAGCTTTACATACGGCTCTTCTTGCTGAAAATATTACCCATAATGATGAAGTAATTGTTCCTGATTTTTCATTTGTTGCAACGGCATCTTCAGTTTTAATGTGCGGGGCCAAACCCGTATTTGCAGATATTAACATGGATACATATAATATAGATTATCAAAATATTGAAGATTTGATAACATCCAAAACCAAAGCAATAATTTGCGTTCATCTTTTTGGAAATCCCTGCGATATGGATAAATTGATACAAATCGCAAATGAACATGACCTTGCTATAATTGAAGATGCTGCACAGGCGCATGGATCTAAATATCATAACAAAAAAGCGGGAAGTTTGGGAGACGCAGGATGTTTTTCATTTTATGCAACAAAAAATATGACAACTGGTGAAGGAGGAATGATTACAACATCGGACCCGGAAGTATATGAAAAAGCCAAAAAAATTATTGATCATGGACAAAAAGGCAGATATCTTCATGAAATACTTGGGTACAACTATAGAATGACAGACATTGCAGCAGCTATAGGAATAGAACAACTAAAAAAATTAGACAAATTTAATTCAGAAAGACAAAATAATGCAAGGAGATACAATGAAAAACTTAATGCAGACGGAATAATTAAACCGCACCCAATGGATAACTGCGAACATGTATATCATCAATATGCAATAAGAGTCACTGAAGATTATTCCATGTCCAGAGAAGAATTAATCGAATATCTTAGAAATAATGAGATTATTACAGCTGTGCATTATCCGTCCTGCATAAGTTCACAGCCACTTTTCAATAATAAAGAACCTGATAATTCCACTTCAAACAGACTTTCTAAAGAAATACTAAGTCTTCCGGTTCACCCTTCAGTAAAAGAAAATGAGATTAAATTTATCTGCGATCTTATAAACGAGGCATAA
- the hisF gene encoding imidazole glycerol phosphate synthase subunit HisF, which produces MTLTKRIIPCLDIKDGRVVKGTNFLGLRDAGDPVELAASYNEQGADEVVFLDITASKENRKALIDVIRRAADQLFLPLTVGGGVSSVKDMQDLLRAGADKVSVNTSGIKNPELIRQGAEKFGNQCIVSAIDVRRNDTKKEGTTEILMPDGSLCWYEVVIYGGSRPTGIDAVKWAKEAERLGSGEILLTSMETDGVKKGFDIPVTSKIASEVGIPVIASGGVGKVEHFYDGFVCGHADACLAASVFHFGEMKVGDVKKYLHERGVCVRV; this is translated from the coding sequence ATGACTCTTACAAAGCGCATAATCCCGTGCCTTGACATAAAAGACGGCAGGGTCGTGAAGGGGACAAATTTTCTGGGACTTCGCGATGCAGGAGACCCTGTCGAACTTGCCGCAAGCTACAATGAACAGGGCGCCGACGAGGTGGTGTTTCTGGACATCACCGCGTCGAAAGAGAACAGGAAGGCCCTGATTGATGTAATCCGGCGTGCAGCTGACCAGCTTTTTCTGCCGTTAACGGTAGGCGGCGGAGTCAGTTCGGTTAAAGATATGCAGGACCTCCTGCGGGCAGGTGCGGACAAAGTCTCCGTAAACACGAGCGGCATCAAAAACCCGGAGCTGATAAGGCAGGGAGCGGAAAAGTTCGGGAACCAGTGCATAGTCTCCGCAATAGACGTAAGGCGAAACGATACGAAAAAAGAGGGGACCACGGAGATTTTAATGCCCGACGGGAGTTTATGCTGGTATGAAGTGGTGATATACGGGGGAAGCAGACCTACCGGAATCGATGCGGTCAAATGGGCAAAAGAGGCAGAAAGACTTGGTTCCGGAGAGATTCTTTTAACCTCAATGGAAACTGACGGCGTCAAAAAAGGCTTTGACATCCCGGTTACTTCAAAAATTGCATCTGAAGTAGGAATACCTGTTATCGCATCAGGCGGAGTCGGCAAAGTGGAGCATTTCTATGATGGCTTTGTCTGTGGACATGCAGATGCCTGCCTTGCCGCATCTGTGTTTCACTTCGGCGAGATGAAAGTAGGCGACGTCAAAAAATATCTCCATGAAAGAGGTGTCTGCGTAAGGGTCTAA